In a genomic window of Quercus lobata isolate SW786 chromosome 4, ValleyOak3.0 Primary Assembly, whole genome shotgun sequence:
- the LOC115984564 gene encoding putative F-box protein At5g55150, which produces MSEWADLPHDILIEIMRRLSFYDDFVMFGATCKSWQSVCSLENLPLSPRCPWLMLAEDNEQRNPTRVFVNLFDNKVYNFRLPELVRKKCFGTSFGWLLSVGTDFQMNLFHSLSKHLLSLPPQPNFEDLDHHDDDFRIIFVDKCVLSRNPWNLVTHEYEGDCIIMVIYCNIKTLAFTRPGYKVWIDIKSHSRCFDDIAFYKGNFYAVDCHGEVFICHIEDDNAFTKSVTPRVLGTRDDMQKYLVESLGELLLVSRKLKGNLYAEDDMDETPYVTTGFTILKLECSIEVKGKNEYKWVNVDSLGDQALFLGCNSSVSLSASSINGCKANCIYFTDDNIEFYLATSNGGGYDMGVFNMEDRTIGQHYQGESLSYYSTPTWYI; this is translated from the coding sequence ATGTCTGAGTGGGCTGATCTTCCACATGATATCCTCATTGAAATAATGCGCAGACTATCTTTCTATGATGATTTTGTCATGTTTGGTGCCACTTGCAAGTCATGGCAAAGTGTTTGTTCATTGGAAAACCTTCCATTATCTCCTAGGTGCCCTTGGCTTATGCTTGCTGAAGATAATGAACAAAGAAACCCTACACGTGTCTTTGTCAacttatttgataataaagtcTACAACTTCAGATTGCCTGAGCTTGTTcgaaaaaaatgttttggaacATCTTTTGGATGGTTGCTCAGTGTAGGCACCGATTTTCAGATGAATCTCTTCCATTCATTGTCTAAACACCTATTAAGTCTTCCGCCCCAACCAAATTTTGAGGATCTAGATCATCATGATGATGATTTCAGGATAATCTTTGTTGacaagtgtgttttgtcaaggAATCCGTGGAACTTAGTAACTCATGAATATGAGGGTGATTGCATAATCATGgttatttattgtaatattaAGACACTGGCCTTCACTAGACCGGGATATAAAGTTTGGATTGACATAAAAAGTCATTCTCGATGTTTTGATGACATTGCATTCTACAAGGGAAACTTTTACGCCGTAGACTGTCATGGTGAAGTTTTTATTTGTCACATTGAAGATGATAATGCATTCACTAAATCTGTTACGCCACGTGTATTGGGAACTAGAGATGATATGCAAAAGTATCTTGTTGAATCATTGGGAGAACTTTTGTTGGTTTCACGCAAACTAAAAGGTAATTTATATGCGGAGGATGATATGGATGAAACACCTTATGTGACAACTGGGTTCACAATTCTAAAATTAGAATGTTCTATTGAAGTGAAAGGCAAAAATGAATACAAGTGGGTGAATGTTGACAGCTTGGGTGATCAAGCATTGTTTTTGGGTTGCAATTCATCAGTGTCTTTGTCTGCATCAAGCATCAATGGATGCAAAGCTAATTGTATCTATTTCACGGATGAcaatattgaattttatttagcGACCTCAAATGGAGGGGGATACGACATGGGTGTATTTAACATGGAAGATCGAACAATTGGACAGCATTACCAAGGCGAATCCCTCTCTTACTATTCTACTCCAACCTGGTACATTTAA